Genomic DNA from Misgurnus anguillicaudatus chromosome 18, ASM2758022v2, whole genome shotgun sequence:
TCAAACATCTACATTGAGACTGGGTCCTCTGGAGTTCTCCACACACGTCTGTATTGTGGTCCAGGTTCAGTCTCAGTCTCTCTATTTGTCCAGCAAACCCAGCGAGCGCACATGTGCAGAAACTCCTAAAGGTACCACTGTTACCCAAATTCATTTAGTCTTTCACTTTTAAACTGACTAAAGGTAAACAAGTTTGAGCagtatttgattgacaggactgGTCTCATACTTTCATCTGTAAACTCACAAGACAAGTTTAGGAAACCTTTGGTATGGTTTTAAACGCCTTCTTATCATTATGTGATACCATGTGCCGTTTCACTGTAGCTGAGGTGTTTTCCCAGCGTGATCTGAGCTGGACTTCCTCATGCATGTGTCAGTCTATAAACTTCAGACCCTGCCTATGTGTTAATGTTTAACCTAATGGCTTTATGATGGATTTTATTTGATGATTTACTTTCTCTTCTAGATGTGTTTAAAGATCAGCTGTTGGCTGCTATGTTGGGTGGTGTTTTGCCCTCTgccctctgtctgtgtgtgctcGCTGTTCTCGGGGGTCTCATCCACTGTTACATTACTGATCACAAACAGATCAGGCCCGAGAACATGGTAAGATGAGTACACGTACGCATGTAcatttgtctctctctctctctctctctctctctctctctctctctctctctctctctctctctctctcactcacactcacacacacacacacacacacaaaaatgctTATAATGTTTTTGTCATTCTAGGATGTGGTTCATTTAAGTGAAAAACCTCAAACTTTACAACCTGAACCAACCGTTTTAAGCCTGTTTTTATTTATGGGCCAAAAGGAATCCAAACTTATCTCATCTGTAGATCAGCTGCCGTTAATGGTTGAAGCAAAGGCACCGTCTCAGCACATGCCTCAGCCATGTTATGCGCAGCAGAACCTGTTAGTGCACGCTGCTTTAGACCAACTGGACGTATCCTCAGAGACCGAAGGCACAGATGTGCAGCCGTGGCCGGAGGAACCCCAGAGCGATGAGGCTGGAGATTACGGCATCGTAGTCCGGGGCACAGATGAAGTGACAGGTCTGCGTGGGACCGAGATCGACACCTACAGGTCACAAGGCAACACAATTGAACCGATACAGACAGAAGATGAGGACAATGAAGAAGAGCAGATATTTTTGGACTGGGATCCTGACACCCGTGAACTGAAAATCCCTCTGGTGAGCCTGTTAGATGTAGAGGATGAAGATAAGACAGACACTGAGAAAGATGAGAGAGATGAAGTTATTCTTCTACCTAATGTCATCCTAAGACAGTGTTCAGAGGAAAGCTCAGAGCAGGAAGATGACTTCACCAAGATGGAGAGAAACTGGGGCCTTATAATCCAAAGCAACCCAAAATAAACTATACAAAACACCTgactactgtacagtatgtgtcaAAGACTATATACTGTAAAACAGATAATAACACTACACACTTCCTTTGTTCTCACATTGACGGAGAACAGCAAGTTTATGAAAATGAAGGATTTTTGTTTGAAATGTGAAGTATAGTAAACTCCTGTTTGATTAACCCTGCCTTTGGTTTTTCGAACATTTACATACATGGTCAAAAGGATTGCAAACATTGGCTGTGTTTGGAAAAGCATTGTCAGATGCCAAAAAGCACGATACAAAACTAAACTGAATTTATTTAGGTTGAACACAATGTTATATATCAGGTTGTTGTGTTGTTTGGCAAATGAAAACAGCCTACGGTTACCATATAGTTAATGGCCTTATTTATCATTTATTCTGAAAATATGGACTTTAAATATTTGGTCTTTTCTGATCATTCTGTAATGAATCTATTGCCGTTTCAGGACTGTTCAGATTGAGGTTATAAAAACTAAATGCTGTATGCTAATCGTCAAAGAactaaaaaataagaaatttgtatttaaaatgaaatgtatatagtataaattatttatatgtatgtatagtatacagtatataaatattagataaatataaagtttacttttttaaatggcaaattAACTTTGACTAAACTATTACAATCCTAAATGTGAAAGATTTAATTCAAATATTTATCACTACAATTAAAACTGTTGTATTAGATGATGAATGGTTAGTTATTGATGTTTCTGTTTATTCCAGAGAGCTGTGAATAATAATTCATTATCTAAAGTCATTATACATACAGTCTTTCTCTCACTTAATGCTCttttacatatatatttattggCATGAATACATCATACAGTATTAAATCAGTAAAGAATGAAACCATGAATCAGTTTATCAATTAAAATTACTAAAATCTTCTACATGATTCTCTTATTGTTGTCTCATTAATGTCATTGTTCTTGCTTTATTAAGTTATTCTGAAacgtatgtatgtatgtatctcATGTTTCTCAGAATGATTTCTGTTGTTCACCTCAGTGAATGTTTGCCATCTCTACCACTGGTTGTTGATGTAATACAGATTATATGTTGTAGATTCAGTGTTGAGATGGTGTAGATGTAATGTATATGATATGTACTGTGCCTTACAGTCGCCATATGgtaacaaaatacatttttggtccATTAATATGTttgaaatatatgctaaatatttGACATTTATTTAAAGGTTAACCCTTTGAGATGCACCATCTCGTTTTTGAGGGGGTCcttaaaacaaacagaaatacaaacaacaatttacaatgtataacacataaaacatacaTTCATACAACAATTAGCTCTCCATAACATCTCACATACCAGCCCTATTAGTACACAAATacaataaatgtacatttatcaTACATAACATACAAGTTCAGTCCCATTTAATGTAATGAAGttcacataataataaaaaacacatttgtagaaagtaaagcctattaaatatgtttttaaatttgaaaatatatttagtttttaaccttcatatatgagaatatatttcaaaatatatttcggggcaacaaaaacatttctacttttacaacccatatgtcaaaaaatatatttttcctagcCAAATTATAagagtttgtataaaatgtaagtataaaatgtataagtgtgtattttgcatttgaaaataaatgtaaattttttcaaacctgttaacatcacaacgtgaatataaatgatttaaaatatctttatttttaaaatatttttaaatatacaaaaatatttattgttgaaaaattcatttttgtaaacatatttcaaaatgtattttagtagATAAAtctttggccattttttgtatattttataatattttaaaaattatgtttgaaagtatattttttgccgtatgggtcaTTTTGGAAAAAAGCTAAATAATGTCGTAATTAATCTGAACATACAGCAACATGTGCATTTTCAGTCatattctacattaaaaatatatctttGGCACATCAGTCATCAAATAAAATTGCTTAGTAAGTAAAGGCACATTTtcgaaatattaaataaaaactttaataatgtgataaaattattatttacagcGATTTCTTCTGCAGTGCTCTTTATGCTGTGCTTCAGCAGCGCCCTCTTCCGGCGCGGGTCAAAACATAGAGTGAATCTCCATGACAACAACCACCTGCGCgcgatacacacacacagacgtaCTGTATGTACACTTAAATTATCCTTACCGTgttttcttaaaatacatcTACTGTAGACCATCGGATAAAACATGTCCCGTACTCAGGCTGAAAgtgttattaaaaacattatccGTGAGATCGCGCAAACATGTTTGAGCAGAGGACAAACTCTGAGTGAAACTCTTATTGCATTCATGGTGAGTGACAGAAGAAAAACCTTTATTATTATACAATATATAGATCATtattatacaaatattaaatgtgCTACATTACTTTGTGTTCAGGTTAAAGCTGTTGTTTTAGACCCCATGAATCATTTTAACGAGGACAGGAATCTCACAAAACAAGACGTACAAAAACTCATCGAGGTAAACATGAAATGAATCATACTGActattttaatcgttttaaaGAACTATAGTTTATAAATATGAGCTGGTGTATATCAGTGTTGTTATGATATATTAGTAATGTGTTGTGCTGTGTGTTACAGTATGTCTACAGTCAGTGAGAatagtttgtgtgtttttcttaGCTTTGTGTTGATAGACTGATGGATGAAGAGAGTCCAACCCTACACACCATTAAGATGCAAGTTTACTTTGATATGAACTACACATCTAGACGTAAGTGACAGATAAAACACATTAAagacaaaatgtttattatgtgtttttgaCTGACACACTGTCTCTTTACAAACAGTTGTGTTTCCCAAACTACTAAATAAAATTGACACCTTggtaaaaaaactgaattttaaAAATCAATAATCACTTGTGTACTGTAATGTCACCTAATGTGTTCAGGTTGATTcaatcatattttaatttgaacAAAACAAATGAATTCAGATGTTATTTACCACATGAATTCACATATTACTCAcaacacatttttacagtgcGTTATTGAATGTGAATTTATGTTGACAGGTGAGTTTGCAGATGTCCAGACGAAGGCCTTGCAGTCGCGTCTGCAGTGGCTGAGCAGAGACATCACAGACACAAGAGCGAAGAGCAGAGATGAGCTGCAGGGTCTGTATGGGAAGATTGTCCGTTACATCATACAGAGCTCAAACCTGGGCTCACAtacagacacagagagagacaaCGTGAGAGAGACCACGGGTAAGACATCTCAATACTTAAACTTATGAAGTAGATCAACTGATGTGCTCATCTCAAAATAGTCAAATATAAGCTGATATATATTGAGTAGGTGCTAAatcgttcatgagccccattcactttcataatatgaaaaaagaatactatgaaagCGAATGGGGCCCATGAACgattttgtttacaaacattcctcaaaatatcttcctacatgttcatcagaacaaagaaatatatactATAGGCATGTAACAACATCAGagtgggtaaatgatgacagaattttcatttctgggttactatccctttaaatatgacCTTTCAAATAGTATACACTGGGAACTTTTGTGCTAATCTGTATTGTGACAAAAAtcgtttggcaagatgagaaattcaaaaatctttttttaaaaagcatgcatcaggtttatttcaatgcacaaaaatttacatttgcactttcatgcatttgcatttaagttaatactgaatggacctgaaaatgtcaaatggtgtaaccgccaattgggtcaaagaatgagaaatattaaatattttatccaccttgatggcatgtaagcctaatcataaaaaaaatgtatatatacaatttttattttaacccttttacatttaattgaatcatacggacacaaaatgaTCAACACATCTCGTCATTGACACAGAGATGGGTGTGTGATATTGAAGGAAACATGCGATAGCATGCTAAATAATGTGATACTCGATATGCAATGTAATATTTCTTTTTCTAAAATCAGGCAAGTCATGggttacatggaagtcaccatttcgtgccgtcatgtttctagAGTAGCCCCAAAGGACAAACTGCTTTACAGAAAACAACTTGTTTGTCCTGTGGgagctaccatagcttctctatgcatttcgaaaGTGATATAGATATtcataataaaggctagatgtcttacaGCAGAGTCTCTGATGTCATCATCTGCGGCCATCTTGTCACAGGCAAGCTTTCCTGTGGGCTCTGTGGTACCTGTGGCCTTTATTATGTATATCTatggggtgagctgtggactgagctgttggttacaatttgcaatctcaccCCTTGATGCCACTAACAATCTACACCAGGAATGGGCAACTTTGGTCATgtagggccggtgtcctgcagatttAATCTctaaccataattaaacacacctgaagcagctaattaagGTTTTattaggcatactagaaacttttaggcaggtgtgcttGGGCAAGTTGGAGCTGAACTCTGCGGGACGCCGGCCCTCcgggaccgaagttgcccatccctgatctacacactggacctttggagggatagttcacccaaaaatgaaaaaaatgtcattaatgactcacccccatgtcgttccaaactcgtaagacctccgttcatcttcagaacacagtttaagatagGGAGGCTCCGATCGAttggccgataatgcttgctatgcttctcaatgaataacggcgaaatgccgctacatccaaaagccagggggcgctctcttGCAAAAActctgtagacgaagaacaatacaaacgcagctatgatgacacgcagctccaggaaatgtcttaaggatacatttatattgctgttcttaaaaccttttcaggtattttcatgataataaagaatatgtttaataattatttttgatgagtgttgctttttcaaatgcatgttataaacgactcaaacttaCAGTGATATTccgatcgataaggacttactgatcaaaagccgtagtacatgaaatagctgtgaataagatcggctgtccgattcagaatagtgatcaggcacgtatttttagtggagatcggcattgatcggagcatccgtagatgaagatgttttatatttagtccgagagcttgttggcCCTTCATTGTAAATCTaagtacggtatactgtccatgtccagaggggtaataaaaacatcatcaaggttgtccatgtgacatcagtgggtcagttacaatgtgttgaagcatgaaaaaatattttggtccaaaaataacaaaaaattaccactttattcagcattgtcgtcttttccgcgtctgttgtgaagtcACGTGACGCGGCTGAGGTGTTATCTGGTgtgccccagctgttttttgtgTGCGCCCGTCTTCATTTACAATCTGAGGAAGACctacgctgtaagtttgaaaaaaaaacttcacaaacatgtcttaggataacacgtcatccccATCACtgaagtcacgtgattttagtctcgcgcatgcgcttcacaacagacgcagaaGAAAAGAGAATACTGAAtaaagtcattaatgacattgttttcatttttgggtgaactgtccctttaactctttcgccgccattgacgagatattttgtcaattaagagaaaacgcttcccaatgacgagattttccgtctttcagcaataccgctattatccaccaggtggcgcacttccgcaacttatacaacccggaagtagtgcctcacgtgaaagagaaaaaactctgtgcatgttttaaagatcgctctgcatctgatctctatcaaaagtccttcgcaaaaatggaattatctcagcttcttgctcaaaattgggtgttttttaagtaacctacccatgtttgagaggtgattacaagagaactaatgaaggtaggatgaaagttttttttgtttgaaagcagatatattgtttgtttatatatttaaagaagaacattttctggaaggcattaaacttttgtgaaaatcatgaaaaatgctgccgctggctggcaacttttttaaaaacgctggcggggaaagagttaatacatGCATTTACATAACATCCTTacattaataaatacaaatacagtattaaaataaaatcaataacgTCCTTTACTgtagaaaacaaaaaatgaattagaccagcatatgtttgcatggtttatgatAGTTAGTTCTG
This window encodes:
- the il20ra gene encoding interleukin-20 receptor subunit alpha, with the translated sequence MDGVVVIAVCLLFGSASASGERLNEPQNVHFYSMDFRNMVRWTPGEGFSNGTSYTVEYAIYGDAEETNSEQVRWRPVKQCTFIQQTECDVSQETFNHLDEYYARVKAISPQTQSLWTESTRFSPMTDTILGPPLVEVNVVQNSIDISLKGPFRYKTKTKGGKSLWKIFPHLMYNVSVYYTKSNHTTFYSLQTSTLRLGPLEFSTHVCIVVQVQSQSLYLSSKPSERTCAETPKDVFKDQLLAAMLGGVLPSALCLCVLAVLGGLIHCYITDHKQIRPENMDVVHLSEKPQTLQPEPTVLSLFLFMGQKESKLISSVDQLPLMVEAKAPSQHMPQPCYAQQNLLVHAALDQLDVSSETEGTDVQPWPEEPQSDEAGDYGIVVRGTDEVTGLRGTEIDTYRSQGNTIEPIQTEDEDNEEEQIFLDWDPDTRELKIPLVSLLDVEDEDKTDTEKDERDEVILLPNVILRQCSEESSEQEDDFTKMERNWGLIIQSNPK